The following are encoded in a window of Carya illinoinensis cultivar Pawnee chromosome 15, C.illinoinensisPawnee_v1, whole genome shotgun sequence genomic DNA:
- the LOC122295818 gene encoding cytochrome P450 CYP82D47-like, whose protein sequence is MTSIMASIFACLLLFIFFLLWKSIAQKTAPQSTLPPEVGGALPIIGHLHLLAKPKPAHIILGYMADKYGPIFTIKLGMHKAIVVSNSEIAKECFTTKDKVFANRPKAMATELMGYNYALFGLSPYGPYWREVRRIVTLEFLSNQRVEMFKHIGESEVNTAIKETYKLLVNDNKLILVEMNGWFGKIMLNTVFRMVVGKRFAWAATEDEDTGNDLQYQKVLKDSFILFGKFVVSDALPYLRWLDLGGDGRAMKKIAREIDHVLKGLLEEHKQRNLSSEVKNGPQDFMDVMLSFVKDNTEITNFDADTITKATCLNLILGGSDTTAVTMTWALSLLLNNREALKKVQQELDLQVGKERQVKDSDIPNLAYLQAVIKETMRLYPAGPLSVPHESSEDCTLAGYHVPAGTRLLVNLSKIHRDPQVWQDPTEFRPERFLTTHKNFNIRGQNFELIPFGSGRRICPGISLGLQLVQLTLASFLHAFDISTPSAEPIDMVEKPGIASIKATPLEIHLTPRLLEQVYHV, encoded by the exons ATGACTTCTATCATGGCCAGCATCTTTGCCTGTTTGCTTCTCTTTATCTTCTTTCTATTATGGAAGAGCATAGCCCAAAAGACTGCACCTCAAAGCACACTTCCACCAGAAGTTGGTGGTGCATTGCCCATTATCGGCCACCTCCACCTATTAGCAAAGCCAAAACCTGCTCATATAATCCTGGGTTATATGGCTGACAAGTATGGACCAATCTTTACCATCAAGTTGGGCATGCATAAAGCTATAGTGGTTAGCAATTCAGAGATAGCGAAAGAGTGTTTTACTACCAAAGACAAAGTCTTTGCCAACCGCCCAAAAGCTATGGCAACAGAACTCATGGGCTATAACTATGCCTTATTCGGTTTGAGCCCTTATGGTCCCTATTGGCGTGAAGTTCGAAGAATAGTCACTCTTGAATTCCTTTCAAATCAACGCGTTGAGATGTTCAAGCACATCGGAGAGTCAGAGGTAAACACAGCTATAAAAGAAACATATAAACTCCTGGTTAATGACAACAAGCTCATTTTGGTGGAGATGAATGGCTGGTTTGGCAAGATCATGCTAAACACTGTGTTTAGGATGGTTGTAGGGAAGCGATTTGCTTGGGCTGCCACCGAGGATGAGGATACAGGAAATGATCTTCAGTACCAAAAGGTATTGAAAGatagtttcattttgtttggAAAGTTTGTTGTGTCAGATGCCTTACCATATCTAAGGTGGTTGGACTTGGGTGGGGACGGAAGGGCCATGAAGAAAATTGCAAGAGAAATCGATCATGTGCTTAAAGGTTTGCTAGAAGAACATAAACAGAGAAATCTCTCGAGTGAGGTGAAGAATGGACCCCAGGACTTTATGGATGTGATGCTATCCTTTGTCAAAGATAACACAGAAATTACAAATTTTGATGCTGATACAATCACCAAAGCTACTTGCCTG AACCTTATCTTAGGGGGCTCAGATACAACAGCTGTGACTATGACATGGGCTCTCTCTCTACTTCTTAACAATCGAGAGGCTCTAAAGAAAGTCCAACAAGAACTAGACCTCCAAGTTGGCAAGGAAAGGCAAGTGAAGGATTCAGACATACCAAACCTAGCCTATCTCCAAGCTGTCATCAAAGAAACAATGCGCTTATACCCTGCTGGCCCACTTTCTGTGCCACACGAGTCTAGTGAAGATTGTACTTTGGCTGGTTACCATGTCCCAGCAGGCACACGTCTTCTTGTTAATCTATCAAAGATCCATCGAGACCCACAGGTGTGGCAAGATCCAACAGAGTTTCGTCCAGAAAGATTCCTTACTacccataaaaatttcaatattagGGGTCAGAATTTTGAATTGATACCATTTGGTAGTGGTAGAAGAATTTGCCCTGGAATCTCGCTTGGGTTACAACTGGTTCAACTCACCCTTGCTTCCTTCTTACATGCTTTTGACATTTCAACTCCATCAGCTGAACCAATAGACATGGTTGAGAAACCTGGAATTGCCTCCATTAAAGCAACACCACTTGAAATCCATCTCACTCCACGCCTTCTTGAACAAGTATATCATGTATAG